In Aquila chrysaetos chrysaetos chromosome 2, bAquChr1.4, whole genome shotgun sequence, the following are encoded in one genomic region:
- the ZNF770 gene encoding zinc finger protein 770 produces the protein MLKVQQCVTADRIPKKKPYICDICYKQFETPSKLARHYLIHTGQKPFECHVCHKTFRQLVHLERHQLTHNLPFKCIVCYRNFKNLITFLKHQQLHNENYQNDTNQAENSVNSEQDRVTCGIFRCSMCWKSFTTEERWMLHQCLKADSLHGARRRKQTHACESCNKTFPSRSKLERHFLIHTGQKPFKCSSCGKSFRQSTHLKIHQLTHTEERPFQCCFCQKRFKIQSKLMKHKQLHARNKTLPNIVYKAKTLKYPRPHNLLEGKRDSFENAATYESQENDPRDVHSIYIVPFQCPACEQCFETEQVLNLHKCCYLRDDKSSKNGTTACSHTVSVKNKILMKLKHTGGKATDFSLTDRKKKKSGHFKSPDLVAARDQCSDQHASTKPFKDCHSKLDMHKALSNRMKRMFTVPLHWQEHPQPHDFGINLKGMLTGESMLNINDSLDNKDDAFYGSSDDGFFDNPEVLHCAFSASAKNTHNRHKVCKCDRCEKIFPSSSKLQRHYLIHTGQKPFGCNVCGKTFRQSAHLKRHQLTHTEKRPCKSPVCQVEFENLNKLFNHQGDHIEFKSSQPVGYSGYSQTPSQASGFQEFELIQSNQAAEIKVEIESGDFVLDTSSRNTQPYLCSKLLGTEQSCYSYWHDFSECTEKSEVVNKLYQCSICFKTFKSPSKLERHYLMHAGQKPFECLVCGKNFRQAPHLKRHHLIHFKESLKLSTAEQQPENILFLSKLDNVL, from the coding sequence atgttaaaagttcAGCAGTGTGTAACAGCTGACAGGATACCCAAAAAAAAGCCATATATTTGTGACATTTGCTATAAACAGTTTGAAACTCCATCAAAATTAGCTAGGCATTATCTGATACATACTGGTCAAAAGCCATTTGAATGTCATGTATGCCATAAAACATTTAGGCAGCTGGTCCACCTGGAGAGGCATCAGTTAACCCATAATCTGCCTTTTAAGTGTATTGTTTGTTACAGAAACTTCAAAAACTTAATCACTTTCTTAAAGCATCAGCAGCTTCATAATGAAAATTATCAGAATGATACCAACCAAGCAGAAAACTCTGTGAATTCTGAGCAAGACAGAGTCACTTGTGGCATATTTCGATGTTCTATGTGCTGGAAATCTTTTACAACTGAAGAGAGGTGGATGCTGCATCAGTGTCTGAAGGCAGATAGCCTACATGGTgccagaaggagaaagcaaactCATGCTTGTGAATCGTGTAACAAGACATTTCCATCAAGATCTAAGCTAGAAAGACACTTCCTTATTCACACTGGCCAGAAACCTTTTAAGTGTTCTTCATGTGGTAAATCTTTCAGACAGTCAACACACTTGAAAATCCATCagctcacacacacagaagaaaggccttttcagtgctgcttttgtcAGAAGCGgtttaaaatacagagcaaaCTCATGAAGCACAAACAGCTCCATGCCAGAAATAAGACTTTACCCAATATTGTGTACAAAGCAAAGACTCTTAAATATCCTAGACCACACAACCTgttggaaggaaagagggatAGTTTTGAGAATGCTGCCACTTACGAGTCGCAGGAGAATGACCCACGTGATGTTCACTCGATTTATATTGTACCCTTTCAGTGCCCAGCTTGTGAGCAGTGTTTTGAAACGGAGCAGGTTCTAAATTTGCACAAATGTTGTTATCTGAGAGATGACAAAAGTTCAAAGAATGGTACAACAGCATGCAGCCACACAGTCAGCGTGAAAAATAAGATCCTGATGAAGCTGAAGCATACTGGAGGAAAGgcaacagatttttctctgactgacagaaaaaaaaaaaaatcaggtcacTTTAAAAGTCCTGACCTGGTTGCAGCTAGAGATCAGTGTTCTGATCAGCACGCTTCCACTAAACCTTTCAAGGATTGCCATAGCAAGCTTGACATGCACAAGGCACTTAGTAATCGGATGAAAAGAATGTTTACTGTGCCATTACATTGGCAAGAGCACCCGCAACCTCACGACTttggaattaatttaaaaggtaTGCTTACTGGTGAAAGCATGTTAAACATCAATGATTCACTGGATAATAAAGATGATGCTTTTTATGGTTCATCAGATGATGGTTTCTTTGATAATCCAGAAGTACTTCACtgtgctttttcagcttctgctaAAAATACACATAACAGACACAAAGTGTGTAAATGTGACAGATGTGAAAAAATCTTTCCGTCTTCATCCAAACTTCAAAGACATTACCTTATACACACGGGACAGAAGCCCTTTGGCTGTAATGTTTGTGGGAAGACATTTAGACAGTCAGCTCACTTAAAAAGACATCAGCTCACCCATACTGAAAAGAGACCCTGTAAAAGCCCCGTTTGCCAGGTAGAATTTGAAAACCTGAACAAACTTTTCAATCATCAGGGAGATCACATTGAATTTAAGTCTTCTCAGCCTGTGGGTTATTCAGGTTATTCTCAAACACCTTCACAGGCATCTGGCTTTCAAGAATTTGAGCTGATTCAGTCAAACCAAGCAGCTGAAATCAAAGTTGAAATCGAGTCAGGGGATTTTGTTCTTGACACCAGCAGTAGAAACACACAGCCATATTTGTGTAGTAAATTGTTGGGAACAGAGCAAAGCTGTTACAGCTATTGGCatgatttttctgaatgtacTGAAAAAAGTGAAGTTGTTAACAAATTGTATCAATGCAGTATCtgct